One region of Jatrophihabitans cynanchi genomic DNA includes:
- a CDS encoding putative quinol monooxygenase, translated as MSETAQFGALLQMTTLPGHREEVLRVLGNYANTLDGEPGTTLFTTAADPNDEDVIWLWEEFADGAAVQAHFRHDFFQALQLELADLLAEPALVRPLAPYARRVNPVPAE; from the coding sequence ATGAGCGAGACAGCACAGTTCGGCGCCCTGCTGCAGATGACCACCCTTCCCGGTCACCGCGAGGAAGTGCTGCGTGTACTGGGCAACTACGCCAACACGCTCGACGGCGAGCCCGGCACGACGCTCTTCACGACCGCTGCCGACCCGAATGACGAGGACGTCATCTGGCTGTGGGAGGAGTTCGCCGACGGTGCCGCCGTCCAGGCGCACTTCCGGCATGACTTCTTCCAGGCGCTGCAGCTGGAGCTGGCCGACCTGCTCGCCGAACCCGCGCTCGTGCGCCCGCTCGCGCCGTACGCGCGACGGGTCAATCCGGTTCCCGCGGAGTAG